The Microcebus murinus isolate Inina chromosome 4, M.murinus_Inina_mat1.0, whole genome shotgun sequence genome has a segment encoding these proteins:
- the CCDC89 gene encoding coiled-coil domain-containing protein 89, giving the protein MPQEEQALRMDTPPPEEPLDKQNEKLNEEENIEFKELDGLREALANLRGLSEEEKSEKAMLRSRIQEQSQLICILKRRSDEALERCQILELLNTELEEKRLQEAEKLKAQSEHARKLEERFMTLAANHELMIRFKDEHKSQNIQLREENEKLRLENRSLFNQALKDEEAKVLQLTARSEALSKELETLRHRCAQDACQAQAREKELLELQSQQACTHAEEREQLRSQLQSLKQQHQQAKEQMVKAEEMHNSLSQELQSRLQTVSREKEELLQLSMERGKVLQNKQAEIRQLEEKLESTDMARRHALERFEQEAVAVDSNLRVRELQRRVDGIQQAYDELRLQSEAFKKHSLDLLSKERELNAKLRHLFP; this is encoded by the coding sequence ATGCCTCAGGAAGAGCAGGCTCTCAGAATGGACACCCCACCCCCGGAAGAACCCTtagataagcaaaatgaaaaactgaacGAGGAAGAAAACATAGAGTTTAAGGAACTGGATGGTCTGAGGGAAGCCCTGGCAAACCTCCGGGGACTGTCGGAGGAGGAGAAGAGCGAGAAGGCGATGCTTCGCTCCCGCATCCAAGAGCAGTCCCAGCTGATCTGCATCCTGAAGCGGAGGTCAGATGAGGCCCTGGAGCGCTGCCAGATCCTGGAGCTGCTCAACACAGAGCTGGAAGAGAAGAGGTTGCAGGAGGCAGAGAAGCTCAAGGCCCAGAGCGAGCATGCCCGGAAGCTCGAGGAGCGCTTTATGACCCTGGCAGCCAACCACGAGTTGATGATTCGCTTCAAGGATGAACACAAAAGTCAGAACATCCAGCTGAGGGAGGAGAAtgagaagctgaggctggagaacAGGAGCCTCTTCAACCAGGCTCTGAAGGATGAGGAGGCCAAAGTATTGCAGCTCACTGCCCGGAGCGAGGCCCTCTCCAAGGAGCTAGAGACTCTGAGGCATAGGTGTGCTCAGGATGCCTGCCAGGCACAGGCCCGTGAGAAGGAGCTGCTGGAGCTACAGAGCCAGCAGGCCTGCACCCAtgcagaggagagagagcagcTGCGCAGCCAGCTGCAGAGCCTCAAGCAGCAGCACCAGCAAGCCAAGGAGCAGATGGTGAAGGCAGAGGAGATGCACAACAGCCTAAGCCAGGAGCTGCAGTCCAGGCTGCAGACCGTCTCCCGGGAGAAAGAGGAGCTGCTGCAGTTGTCCATGGAAAGGGGCAAGGTGCTTCAGAACAAACAAGCAGAGATCCGCCAGCTTGAGGAGAAGTTGGAATCAACAGATATGGCCAGGAGGCATGCACTAGAGAGGTTTGAGCAAGAGGCAGTGGCCGTTGACAGCAACTTGAGAGTCCGGGAGCTTCAGCGCAGAGTGGATGGGATCCAGCAGGCCTATGATGAACTCAGACTGCAGTCAGAAGCCTTCAAAAAGCACAGCCTGGATCTTTTAAGCAAGGAGCGAGAACTCAATGCCAAACTCCGCCATCTCTTCCCATAA